The genomic stretch aaaatgaggattcttatattttcggacaaccctaataatttttgcaactcatatttgtctaaatattctaatatttatgttcttccttgctaccattttgtaaaccatcaaagcgtttgctacggaaatcctcaggagtagtggcatgccaagtcttctgtagcatttgaccctttttaattgtggtgacataagaaatcatttggtcgaagtgatctgtactacactttccttcattgtattcagcagcggctgctgacttcgatgttgcgaacaaacaaaacgagagatcattcttgagattcctttgaaaacacgtataacagccgacgtgccattcgtacgttgtcgtctatttggacgatgtcctaattattgccgacgcGATAGATCAAGCCCTAACAggattgcacaccgtactagatacccttgtaaaagccggattctcctttaactttgcataatgttcttttctaaaggcatcggtactctatttggaatatgtaatttacgacctAGAAGTTTGTCCCAACCCGGGTataatgcacgccttgagttctttacctgcgtcaacgaccgtcacacagcttaggcagttcataggtttagccttttatttccgaaaattcgtccctaaattttcacgggtaatgaaacccttgtatgcgcttacttccgatagAACTTTATAtagacgctagttcggatgaatatgaggttattttaatgcacaagattgaaggtaaaaatagagtaatagaatattacagtatacgaagtagccctgcggaatctacgtatcattcttacgaactagaaaggttagcagttgtgaacgccgtcaagcatttccatcattatctccacggacgagaatttcttgtcgtctccgattgtaaccctttgaaggcatccagtagtaaggtaaatttaaatgacagggtttacaggtggtgggcttacttacaaacttttacttttgacattctgtaccgggagggtaaacgaatggcccacgtaaattttgtctcgcgaaatcccgtagacttggatcaccttacgatcaacgaagtcgtagagaaggaaatcaatctgaccgaaatctccgaagactggctattagtggaataacgtcgcgacttccaaatttctgggatcgtcaataaattgcAGAACGAGGAGCTCACGGGAGATATCGCGAATacgtatgtagtatcgtggacgaaaagcctaagagatatcgggcgaatcATGAACAATGTCgtgagagccgaggcgccgtcgggtccatcaatgtgtcatcggtcttttcaagtgcatagtttcgtagaaaagacctacgtgaccctggctacgagcgtctgcagaacacgtgtgcctagaaaagacaatagaatgcgacaacggccagagagttagtcgaggagcagagtgcgagtcgagaaacagagtttgcgagtggcgttgccgagagagtgttgattgcatttttgTGAAAGTCGGGTcgttatttagttgtgctgttttatgtacgtttggtatgaatagttcaggttgaacaacaatcgtctttttctgtccgattaacatctgtatcatccattccttgtaaatacattatatcacgatattacatttttgggggctcgtccgggattggacaagacagaaaacgaaacggtttaacagagctattcgagctagttgtgaatttaccggtacgcggtgcgataaaagacgatatcgttgactgtttaagtttgtgtagtgtgaaaaatggcaaacgttggggacgaacgattgtcgggtgaagagggttcgacgctggaggagctgaggagtaagctcgcgcgaatgaacctccctatatctggtgcgaggtcagtgttgattgcaaggctgaatcgggcatgtagggctggacaatcgtatcctaagggatcgacgggcggtgaagagctactttccgaacgtaggatgtccccgacgaatccgatgatctcgtgtccttagacacaccccgtcatagttttcctctggggtatcaccgggacggaaagtcattctctcttgcggtctcatcgacaaaaaaaggattaactccttacggtcagcgaatattaacacagaatccgacttagatttttacGAGTGCGTACGGCTACCGCCCCGCTGTCCGcgaattcgttattgaacctaggatcattgtcattagtttctcgagtatctaattaccacggttacttgtccggttctataataatcgtatttgcactagccaatgtcttctctattgcataacgacgacgtgtaatctaaacgaagattcgctttacgcccgtaaccctaattctaatgtaaacccgacatatatatatatattgaacacaaaacaaaatacatctaaaaattaataataataaggaacatcaagcagcgaaccaacgaaattgaagcagctatactaaatcaaaatcgtagcaaggagctccgggacaaagttcgctgaactcacgcatacaccaataacgcacaacaggggaaattccctttctcccagaagcatggtgacgaagatgtgcctccaaaacctcttcgggaatttcatttgcaaaacgaactttcacacaacgatcggtatcaacgatttcaaccagagggggttcccactccaatacgacggtctctgcatcgaagaaactcTCATcaaaagtaaccaaatcgtcaaagctcAATTTTGACACGGCCTcagcaccaatgttgaatagttcctccaaccactctgatacttgtggtttatcacagggccgcatgcgtttgttGGGTcttcccgagtcgcccatgggttcttcggaatccctctttcgcttgcgCTGAAAACAACacagtatattttaaataaaacgaaacaggacgaatcaagcggactaaaaacaatactaaatacgtaccagggaagtctggataGGAACCTCTGATGAAAatgactccgcaaacattgttcgaacgtcgatcaccgaagcctagggaaataacaaaaaggaaaaacgatcaaaatcacaaaaacaaccataatatgcaaatatctaaacttacgcaaaacaactcgaaggaggaggtccttgttatgggagagcagcggagttgcgcgtgttgcccgagcaaacactgaaatgataatgatgctgcagccaccagcccttccacgcgccgaagaaacaccggtaattcccacggtacagcacgtggaagtctctcgcggaaaggactagatcagcgtggaatgcttcaaatcttctagacgctagctcagcagaaacacaggaccgaaaaaaactaagtcgaaatacggaatttacattttgtcacgtacgattccaagaaacccaaactgcaacatcccgattcccacggaagcgtacccccagcggaccaccaccccgtgggggatggcattataaataagcgaagCAACTTAGAgcagtgtccattcttcttgtGTTCATTATAATTTGCGTTCATTCGTATTTTTGCTCATTaatattctggtgaacattcttattacggctcattatttTCGTTCATTCTTCTTGCGTTCATTTTATaatttgtgttcattgttattacggatcattcgtattacgttcttcattgcgctcatcattgcgtttagaaattttgtataatattttgcgtttcggggtctttagtttttcggtaaagaaaagagagtcgcgattaagtaaaagaaaattttatctttgaagtcctcatttcatcgcttagacaaaacgcgcattgtaattgcggtattaatccagttagtaaattgttcagtctgtattaaaatagataaataaagtaagagttgatagtaaactatattcgagttcaaataataaacccaacaaaaacttcgacgaccaccggagcagctgaggtaatggcaccagacagcacctactcctcaaggtaagaaaattaattttgaaaatttccttcttctctgaaaATCTCGTTGCCtacgagaatcgaattagaatttcctatcatcgatctcgttttattctcgtgaacggttttgaagatagaatcattgtttaaactttaaacaaaggagttgtccgctgtgtcggcttgtgcgaacggtgttttcagctactcaaacatccactgatcttcgcattcctcctcccattgttggtaaaatattacccgtctttgggcaaggcttgcgaaatcacacaagtcccgcacagaaaggactattaaatacatcgtcaatcgaaaattaagaacaataccggcattgctattaaccggatattcttgccatcattgcatgcgattgtaagagagaaataacagaacaatttcccttcgaaaatttaatcaaaggatcgttcgctgcgttggcttgtgcaaacggtgttttcgattatcgaaaacacccatcgatcttcgcattcctcctcccactgttggtaaaatattacccgtctttgggcaaggcttgcgaaatcacacgagtcccacacagagaggatcgttagaatcatcctcgattattaaactcaaaaggcaagaaaatcgtggtaacagaatccatcgtagtaaatgaattgagtttcggttctaacggcaaattactacagcgaaattaaaagagaagaagaagtcaaacgtaaaaataaatttatataaaacaacgaaaatctcacattcctatccaatccagcaacgctaaaatatatatatccagttaataaaatatatatatgtatatatatatgtatatatatatatattaggttatatatatatatatatatatatatatatatatatatatatatatatatatccgtccaaataaaaatccgttcaacgaggaaaaatatttattgtacccagctttaatcctctcccgtgccagtatccctgcgcatagcaggttagccgaaaagtggaattcgtttatcAGTTGCATCAAGCGTCAGtcaacgctacccattaaacgtaaaagaaaataatcaaaataaaatattttgaaatagtccttagactatttctggtggcagcaactaccgtattaattagaaatctaaatcagtattaaatacacaataacatcatttcaatttatttcccttccgattaaattcaaactcaaacacaaaaaaaaaaaaattttttcagtaaaatttaaacttaagatttgatcgatttaaacaaatagatacgtaacattAGAGTAGTTAAATTtctggtggcagcggtgggatccgcttcacggaggattaaagttggtttaaacagTTCGATACGCTCCATAgaagattaaagttgtcacgcttgtcaataaaatatatatttaagaaacaatggcgactgtagtggaatcgttggacgaagaaatggttttgacattgtcagaaaagcttaaagcatgggatgcgaactttcgcgatgtgagtgcaaaactcgccgaactaaaaagcggcttattcgaacttaaaacaggaacctaaaacacccgtatcgccgccgacaacgcaacaagaaaCGGTCCAgacgagtggacatacccagccaattaagctaaaagacgcgatcgaatcggtgccagtgtttgacggatatcgaccatcggtattccactttttaagagcttgtgaaatatgattcccagatatcaagaacctcaattagtaaaattgttagtaaataagcttcgtggaaacgcgttcctcgccatcgaagacacggaattaatgagtttaaacgatttcggaagcaaattaaaggatctattcggcccaaagaaatctcttaacgaatataaaggggaattaggaacgatatttcaacgacccggggaagacatattagattatatggatcgcgttagaaatcttagattggcaataatggatggagaaagaggcgactacggcatcatatcccccgatatccaagatactatagattgggaaacgagagaagctttcgttaaaggacttccgaacgaggtatatgtacgagtaaaaatagcagggtaccatactttagaagatgcatatcgtcaagccgtcaaagcaacgcacgaattgagacaaataaccgacggaacgcgaccccatcgaccgacaccctcgaactattacagacgcgacaacgcacgtccttcgaacactaacaacaatatcagaaacaaccgccaagatcgaagatcggtacctccatcgcagaatttttcgaatactactgtaatatcgtgatgtaatatgttcacaaagagtggacaatagagatgttaatcagacagaaaagacgattgtggcttaacttgaactattcataccaaacgtacagaaaacagcgcaatccacactctatcggcaacgccactcgcaacctccgtctccgctcgactcgcactcggctcctccgctcgcactctgtttctcaactcgcactctgtttctcgactgactgttgtcgcattctattgcccttttcctaggcccaccgcacacgtgttctgcagacgctcgtggccagggtcacgtaggtcttttccacgaaactatgcacttgaaaagaccgatgacacattgatgggcccgacggcgcctcggctctcgcgacactgt from Bombus vancouverensis nearcticus unplaced genomic scaffold, iyBomVanc1_principal scaffold0076, whole genome shotgun sequence encodes the following:
- the LOC143305039 gene encoding uncharacterized protein LOC143305039, translated to MFAESFSSEVPIQTSLRKRKRDSEEPMGDSGRPNKRMRPCDKPQVSEWLEELFNIGAEAVSKLSFDDLVTFDESFFDAETVVLEWEPPLVEIVDTDRCVKVRFANEIPEEVLEAHLRHHASGRKGISPVVRYWCMREFSELCPGAPCYDFDLV